In Brevibacillus brevis, a genomic segment contains:
- a CDS encoding fumarylacetoacetate hydrolase family protein, which yields MIIRYERNGKIKHGWMVEEDHKVRVIEGDIYKIQTAKPIMTGLELSMDEVTLVAPAAPSKIVCIGANYRDHVSEMAMDLPKEPLMFLKPSTAVVGPGKPIVYPRLTENLHYEGELAVIIKKEAKQVKAEDAEDYILGFTCAIDVTARDLQMKDGQWTRAKGFDTFCPLGPAIAPKLDYQNTRIVTRVNGEVRQDASTSQMVFSVPQLLEAVSAVMTLLPGDIILTGTPAGVGELKPGDEIAVTIEGIGTLATRVVCEE from the coding sequence ATGATTATTCGTTATGAACGCAACGGCAAGATCAAGCACGGCTGGATGGTGGAAGAGGATCACAAAGTACGCGTGATCGAAGGAGATATCTACAAGATCCAAACAGCGAAGCCCATCATGACGGGTTTGGAGCTGTCGATGGACGAAGTCACATTGGTCGCCCCGGCTGCGCCCAGCAAAATCGTCTGCATCGGTGCGAATTACCGGGACCATGTTTCGGAAATGGCGATGGATCTGCCCAAGGAGCCGTTGATGTTTCTCAAGCCCTCCACAGCCGTAGTCGGACCCGGGAAGCCGATCGTTTATCCAAGGCTGACGGAAAACCTTCACTATGAGGGCGAACTGGCAGTGATCATCAAAAAGGAGGCCAAGCAGGTCAAGGCAGAGGATGCGGAGGATTACATTCTGGGCTTCACGTGCGCTATCGATGTGACAGCGCGAGACTTGCAGATGAAGGACGGCCAGTGGACGCGCGCCAAAGGATTCGATACCTTTTGCCCGCTTGGTCCTGCCATTGCGCCCAAATTGGACTACCAAAACACGCGCATCGTGACTCGGGTCAACGGCGAGGTACGGCAGGATGCCAGTACCAGCCAGATGGTGTTTTCCGTTCCGCAGCTGCTGGAAGCTGTTTCGGCAGTAATGACTCTTCTCCCAGGCGATATTATCCTCACGGGTACCCCGGCCGGAGTAGGGGAGCTTAAGCCCGGTGATGAGATTGCGGTGACGATCGAGGGGATCGGAACGCTCGCTACGCGGGTAGTTTGCGAGGAATAA
- the thiI gene encoding tRNA uracil 4-sulfurtransferase ThiI: MNYDVILIRYGELALKGKNRDTFEETLVRSVKSVLRSFYKVKVRRNYGRMYVELHGEDAHEVMERLKRVFGISSFSPTIQVDPDIETIKQRSLELIRQMNPQPRTFRVVTRRADKRYPIPSMEVNRMVGTHILRALPQIKVDVHEPEAIVNIEIRTEGTYISCETVPGPGGLPVGVSGKVLLLLSGGIDSPVAGWMMLKRGVTLEAIHFHSYPYTSERSLEKVRDLAQKLARWGGTVRLHVVPFTEIQTAIREKCPEDYLITIMRRFMMRISERVAANTKALALATGESLGQVASQTLESMDTINKVISIPMLRPLIGMDKTEITEISRRIDTYELSILPYEDCCTVFTPKNPVTRPKPYLAEKFEGALDVEALVDDAVNRTVVEEITTKPREVASDLF; this comes from the coding sequence ATGAACTACGATGTTATTTTGATCCGTTACGGAGAATTGGCCCTCAAGGGCAAGAATCGCGATACGTTCGAAGAAACGCTGGTGCGCAGCGTCAAAAGCGTTCTTCGTTCCTTTTACAAGGTGAAGGTCCGCCGCAACTACGGCCGGATGTATGTGGAGCTGCACGGCGAAGATGCGCATGAGGTCATGGAGCGACTGAAGCGCGTCTTCGGGATTTCTTCCTTCAGCCCGACGATCCAGGTGGATCCGGATATTGAGACGATCAAGCAGCGGTCTTTGGAGCTGATCCGGCAAATGAATCCGCAGCCACGCACGTTCCGCGTCGTGACGCGTCGGGCAGACAAGCGCTACCCGATTCCTTCCATGGAAGTCAATCGCATGGTCGGTACCCATATTTTGCGCGCGCTTCCTCAAATCAAAGTAGACGTGCATGAACCGGAAGCCATTGTGAATATCGAAATCCGCACGGAAGGCACGTATATCAGCTGCGAAACCGTTCCGGGCCCGGGTGGTTTGCCGGTAGGTGTCAGCGGGAAGGTTCTGCTGCTGCTTTCCGGCGGAATCGACAGTCCTGTCGCCGGTTGGATGATGCTGAAGCGGGGAGTGACGCTCGAAGCGATCCACTTCCACAGCTATCCGTACACGAGCGAGCGCTCCTTGGAGAAAGTGCGCGACCTGGCGCAAAAGCTCGCAAGATGGGGAGGAACGGTCCGCCTGCACGTGGTGCCGTTTACCGAGATCCAGACGGCGATCCGCGAGAAATGCCCGGAGGATTACTTGATCACCATCATGCGCCGCTTCATGATGCGTATCTCGGAGCGGGTCGCAGCCAATACCAAGGCATTGGCGTTGGCTACTGGGGAGAGCCTGGGGCAGGTTGCCTCGCAAACGCTGGAAAGCATGGATACCATCAATAAGGTGATCTCGATTCCGATGCTGCGTCCCCTGATCGGGATGGACAAGACGGAGATTACGGAGATTTCCCGCAGGATCGATACGTACGAGCTCTCTATCCTGCCTTATGAAGACTGCTGCACGGTCTTCACGCCGAAAAATCCGGTGACGCGTCCCAAGCCATATCTGGCGGAGAAATTCGAGGGAGCATTGGATGTCGAGGCTTTGGTGGACGATGCCGTCAACCGTACCGTGGTTGAAGAAATTACGACGAAGCCGCGAGAGGTTGCCTCGGATTTGTTCTGA
- a CDS encoding cysteine desulfurase family protein, which produces MIYLDNSATTRPHPQVVETMKRAMESYYGNPSSLHQMGVEAETVLKQAREVAASYLGCKPGEVIFTSGGTESNNTAIKGVAFQYQNRGKHIITTQVEHPAVYDVCKQLEGLGFTTTYLPVDRDGRVSLEDVKKAMRPDTILVSVMYVNNELGTIQPVAEIGQWLKQFPKVLFHVDAVQAVGKIPLRLKDSGIDLLSVSAHKFYGPRGVGILYKREGLIIHPLLMGGGQEGGVRSGTENLPAIAGMAKAIRILSELGTGETARLEKLLQQLRQGISAIEGCRINTPASGTAPHIMNISVPGVKAEVLLHALEERGFLVSTKSACSSKANEPSRVLVSAGIDRDCALSSLRISLGRENTEEDIKSFLSALGECVSSLRTQMKVKA; this is translated from the coding sequence GTGATTTACTTGGACAATAGTGCTACGACACGCCCTCATCCCCAAGTGGTGGAGACGATGAAACGGGCCATGGAAAGCTATTACGGAAACCCCTCCTCCCTGCATCAGATGGGAGTAGAGGCAGAGACGGTGCTCAAGCAGGCGCGTGAGGTGGCTGCATCGTATCTCGGCTGCAAACCGGGAGAAGTCATTTTCACTTCCGGCGGAACCGAGAGCAACAATACGGCGATCAAAGGCGTTGCCTTTCAATATCAAAACCGAGGGAAGCACATCATCACGACACAGGTCGAGCATCCGGCTGTTTACGATGTCTGCAAGCAGCTGGAAGGCCTGGGCTTTACGACGACGTATTTGCCGGTGGACCGGGATGGCCGGGTATCGCTGGAAGATGTCAAAAAGGCGATGCGTCCGGATACGATTCTCGTTTCGGTTATGTATGTGAACAACGAATTGGGTACCATCCAGCCCGTTGCGGAGATCGGTCAATGGCTCAAGCAATTTCCGAAAGTGCTGTTTCACGTGGACGCGGTGCAAGCTGTTGGCAAGATCCCTTTGCGTCTCAAGGATTCCGGGATTGACCTTCTGAGCGTGTCGGCTCACAAATTTTACGGCCCTCGCGGTGTAGGGATTCTTTACAAGCGGGAAGGCCTGATCATTCACCCGCTCCTGATGGGCGGAGGGCAAGAAGGCGGCGTCCGGTCGGGGACCGAAAACCTGCCTGCAATCGCCGGCATGGCAAAGGCGATCCGAATCCTGAGCGAACTGGGAACAGGCGAAACCGCTCGTTTGGAGAAGCTGTTGCAGCAATTGCGCCAAGGCATTTCCGCGATCGAAGGCTGCCGGATCAACACCCCGGCGAGCGGCACGGCGCCGCATATCATGAATATTTCCGTGCCCGGCGTAAAAGCGGAGGTACTGCTGCACGCCTTGGAAGAGCGCGGTTTTCTGGTTTCCACCAAGTCGGCTTGCTCGTCCAAAGCGAATGAACCGAGCCGCGTTCTCGTTTCTGCAGGCATCGACCGCGACTGTGCGCTGTCGTCGCTGCGCATCAGTTTGGGCCGGGAAAATACGGAGGAAGACATCAAGAGCTTTTTGAGCGCGTTAGGAGAGTGCGTCAGCAGCCTGCGTACACAGATGAAAGTCAAAGCGTAA
- the dapF gene encoding diaminopimelate epimerase: MKFTKLHGLGNDYVYVNCFAEDLSGVDLPELARRVSDRHFGIGGDGLILILPSERADFRMRVFNNDGSEAKNCGNGLRCVSKYVYDHGLTKERTFTVETLGGIVTPIVSLGEDEKVEQVTIDMGEPRFERAAIPMTGIPEEKALEETIEVDGEAFTMTAVSMGNPHAILFMDEVRDEDVLKYGPKIEFHEWFPERTNVEFIQIIDRQEILFRVWERGSGVTLACGTGACAAAVAAILSGKTDRTVTVHLAGGDLFIEWREEDNRVFMTGPAQEVFTGVYHGPIPYK, from the coding sequence ATGAAATTTACCAAATTGCATGGACTGGGAAACGATTACGTGTATGTCAACTGCTTCGCGGAAGATCTGTCAGGGGTAGATCTCCCCGAGCTGGCGCGGCGGGTAAGCGACCGCCATTTCGGCATCGGCGGAGACGGGTTGATCTTGATTTTGCCATCGGAACGCGCGGATTTTCGCATGCGCGTATTCAACAACGACGGCAGTGAAGCGAAGAATTGCGGGAACGGGCTGCGCTGTGTCAGCAAGTACGTGTATGACCACGGTTTGACGAAGGAACGGACGTTTACGGTAGAAACGCTGGGGGGAATTGTCACTCCGATCGTCTCTCTTGGCGAGGATGAAAAGGTGGAGCAGGTCACGATCGACATGGGAGAACCTCGATTTGAGCGGGCAGCCATCCCCATGACCGGCATTCCCGAAGAGAAAGCGTTGGAAGAGACGATCGAGGTCGACGGTGAAGCGTTTACCATGACGGCGGTGTCGATGGGCAATCCGCACGCCATCCTGTTTATGGACGAAGTCCGCGACGAAGACGTGCTCAAGTACGGTCCGAAAATCGAGTTTCACGAGTGGTTCCCTGAGCGGACGAACGTCGAGTTCATTCAAATCATCGACCGGCAGGAGATTCTTTTCCGCGTGTGGGAAAGGGGCTCCGGGGTCACGCTGGCCTGTGGCACGGGAGCTTGTGCGGCTGCTGTCGCCGCCATTTTGAGCGGCAAGACGGATCGAACGGTGACCGTTCACTTGGCGGGAGGCGACCTGTTCATTGAGTGGCGGGAAGAGGATAACCGGGTGTTCATGACTGGACCTGCGCAAGAAGTGTTCACGGGCGTTTATCACGGCCCGATCCCCTATAAATAG
- a CDS encoding inosine/xanthosine triphosphatase — protein sequence MDFSVCRYALGTTNEAKKSAVRMATGVEPVCIKVPSGVSAQPMSEVETIEGAINRAKAAYSGVPDARIGLGLEGGLTYDERVTQQWYLISVCAAWNGSKLSVGKGVAFPIPNQAVERIRKEGIELSAVIDEWSGATGTNHGGGAYGLLTEGRIHRADVFRDAVTAAITPYFSRFYS from the coding sequence ATGGATTTTTCTGTTTGCCGCTATGCACTGGGCACAACCAATGAAGCGAAAAAATCTGCTGTCCGCATGGCGACCGGGGTGGAGCCCGTCTGCATAAAGGTGCCTTCCGGCGTATCTGCCCAGCCCATGTCGGAAGTGGAGACGATCGAGGGCGCGATCAACCGGGCGAAAGCTGCATATTCCGGGGTGCCGGACGCCCGGATCGGACTGGGTCTGGAGGGGGGCTTGACGTACGACGAACGCGTCACGCAGCAATGGTACCTTATTTCGGTATGCGCCGCCTGGAACGGCTCCAAGCTTTCAGTGGGTAAAGGCGTTGCCTTCCCCATCCCGAATCAGGCAGTGGAGCGAATCCGAAAGGAAGGCATTGAACTGAGTGCAGTCATCGACGAATGGAGCGGCGCGACCGGAACCAACCACGGCGGCGGCGCTTACGGCCTATTGACGGAAGGGCGGATTCACAGAGCCGATGTGTTTCGCGATGCGGTTACCGCTGCGATCACGCCCTATTTTTCGCGATTTTATTCGTGA
- a CDS encoding DUF456 domain-containing protein: MSDRNERMNAKRKEDTGFSETVDLHDTEFAADAWTEAAFDEDEKQARMRRIQYDPYTHTERYTGESARVENDFSDRLDGVDRTREEHYRVAGVRDNDAETAAEIAEPVRAHRTVRENRDEDGRENGASGIGMTGLGLSILSLFLMPYLIAPIGMVLGYLAYRRNSRSLGAWAMIVGAIAILGALVIYPFYTAR, translated from the coding sequence ATGTCGGACCGAAACGAACGTATGAATGCGAAGCGGAAGGAAGATACCGGTTTTTCCGAGACAGTCGATCTGCACGATACGGAGTTTGCTGCTGATGCGTGGACCGAGGCTGCGTTTGACGAAGACGAGAAACAGGCCCGAATGCGCAGAATTCAGTACGACCCGTATACGCACACGGAGCGTTACACAGGGGAGTCGGCTCGGGTAGAAAACGATTTTTCGGACCGTCTGGACGGCGTAGACCGCACACGCGAAGAGCATTACAGAGTCGCGGGTGTACGGGATAACGACGCGGAGACTGCTGCCGAGATCGCGGAACCCGTTCGGGCACACCGCACGGTTCGTGAAAATCGGGACGAGGATGGCCGGGAAAATGGGGCGAGCGGTATCGGCATGACGGGGCTGGGGCTTTCGATCCTGTCCCTGTTCTTGATGCCGTACTTGATCGCACCCATCGGGATGGTTCTTGGTTATCTGGCGTATCGACGCAATTCCCGTTCGCTGGGTGCCTGGGCGATGATTGTAGGGGCGATCGCCATTTTGGGTGCGCTTGTGATCTACCCCTTCTACACGGCCCGGTAA
- a CDS encoding 5' nucleotidase, NT5C type, producing MRPDKVLTIGIDIDGTVTSPSSIVPMMNESFGKDLRYEDCYEYNLANVYNITDEEFDQWLEDNGERLYDEAPVHGSADRILQSWHPHYKLVYISAREARHRDVTINWFSRYSIPYHEVDLIGSHDKLAAAKRWGVDLFLEDRLENALQLSQALQIPVFLFDTPYNQGELPSLIHRVSTWEEVHDYVERLSLRKSSV from the coding sequence ATGAGACCTGACAAAGTCCTAACCATTGGCATTGACATCGACGGAACTGTAACGTCACCCAGCAGTATTGTCCCTATGATGAACGAAAGCTTTGGAAAAGATTTGCGATATGAAGACTGCTACGAATACAACCTGGCGAACGTGTACAACATCACGGACGAGGAATTTGACCAGTGGCTGGAGGATAATGGGGAGCGCCTGTACGACGAGGCCCCCGTACACGGCAGTGCTGATCGCATCCTGCAGTCGTGGCACCCTCACTACAAGCTGGTTTATATCAGCGCACGCGAAGCGCGTCACCGCGATGTCACGATAAACTGGTTTTCAAGGTACAGCATTCCGTATCACGAGGTCGACTTGATCGGCTCGCACGACAAGTTGGCAGCTGCAAAAAGATGGGGCGTCGATCTGTTCCTGGAAGACCGGCTGGAAAACGCCTTGCAGCTGTCACAAGCCCTGCAAATCCCTGTCTTTCTGTTCGACACCCCTTACAACCAGGGCGAATTGCCTTCGCTGATTCACCGCGTCTCGACGTGGGAGGAAGTACATGACTATGTTGAGAGGCTGTCCCTTCGCAAAAGCAGCGTGTAA
- a CDS encoding DUF1540 domain-containing protein: MPQVKCSVANCVYWAQGNLCSADEIMVEIDAHANANYNEEFADEHGHDTEHQDKASTSSETCCLTFKPKSKSGK; this comes from the coding sequence ATGCCACAAGTAAAATGCAGCGTAGCCAATTGCGTATACTGGGCACAAGGAAACTTGTGCAGCGCTGACGAAATCATGGTGGAAATCGACGCCCATGCGAACGCAAACTACAATGAAGAGTTTGCTGATGAGCACGGCCATGATACGGAACATCAAGACAAAGCGAGCACATCGTCCGAAACCTGTTGTCTGACGTTCAAGCCGAAATCGAAATCCGGCAAGTAA
- a CDS encoding SDR family NAD(P)-dependent oxidoreductase, with amino-acid sequence MTSIRIVVITGATSGLGHALVRLHLEKGDVVVATGRKMPGLQALAKEHSSSERLHTHLFDVSDKQAATQLADWVFARFGRCDLLYNNAGTAVFAPFAQMSGSEVEEMVQTNIVGVMYTTRAFLPMMQQACSGHIVNIASLAGQVATAKAAVYAASKAAVIRFSEGLRHELEPYGIRVTCAMPGPIDTPFLDRADRTGSYRTKVSRYLLTPEQTAGRILNAVEKGKAEVAMPLRLHYLSLLYALFPHSVKRLVAPLLNRK; translated from the coding sequence ATGACAAGCATTCGAATCGTAGTTATCACAGGAGCGACAAGCGGACTCGGCCACGCACTCGTGCGCCTGCATCTGGAAAAAGGAGACGTCGTCGTCGCTACCGGCAGAAAAATGCCGGGACTGCAAGCATTGGCCAAGGAGCATTCGTCTAGCGAGCGACTCCACACGCATTTGTTTGACGTATCGGACAAGCAGGCGGCGACGCAGTTGGCCGATTGGGTCTTTGCGCGCTTTGGGCGCTGCGACCTTTTGTACAACAATGCGGGAACGGCCGTGTTCGCTCCCTTCGCACAGATGAGCGGCAGCGAGGTCGAAGAAATGGTGCAGACGAACATTGTCGGCGTCATGTACACCACCCGCGCCTTTTTGCCGATGATGCAACAGGCGTGCTCCGGACATATCGTCAACATCGCCTCGCTTGCGGGCCAGGTGGCCACAGCCAAAGCAGCTGTGTATGCTGCGAGCAAAGCGGCGGTCATCCGTTTTAGCGAAGGGCTCCGCCATGAGCTGGAGCCCTATGGCATCCGGGTCACCTGCGCGATGCCGGGACCGATCGACACCCCGTTTCTCGACCGCGCAGATCGGACAGGCTCATACCGTACAAAGGTCAGCCGCTATCTGCTGACGCCGGAGCAGACGGCTGGGCGGATTCTCAACGCGGTAGAAAAAGGCAAGGCGGAAGTGGCCATGCCTTTGCGCCTTCACTATCTGTCCCTACTCTACGCCCTCTTTCCCCATAGCGTGAAGCGGCTCGTCGCCCCGCTGCTCAACCGCAAGTGA
- a CDS encoding MFS transporter — MKELWRQPSFRWYWLGMLLSALGDQFGWMGLTWFVMKKTGSSAAMGGVILAYMLPAVFSGLVAGVLLDRYERRKLIMVDNVVRGLIFILLVALLLAEQVPLAVIYVLIVIAGILSPLSTAGAQTMLPSLVTDPKHLVRANGVMESQWQIVYMFGPALAGVLIGLIGEAYVLLIDAASFFICAFCFSRLPRQAKSSQVPAAASAVKENAGGYVRSLLRDMRTGYRYLFTKRQMLALVFFTFLFNMAYGPIEVALPLYANQDLGGGSVALGMLWSSLAIGALLGSLFFSTVTWKVPLGATLAGIIAAWGITTLPLALFSRLEVAMVAMALAGFSYSPYNILYRSYLQKQVPNDLLGRVMTSIRTITGTGMPAGAAVSGLLIPFLGVQGLFGAGALVCLLAAGAAFVALRQLDKPSLAVEQRGDEPLHAMGKEGVE, encoded by the coding sequence ATGAAAGAATTGTGGCGACAGCCTTCTTTTCGCTGGTACTGGCTGGGAATGCTTCTGTCTGCACTGGGAGATCAGTTTGGCTGGATGGGTCTGACGTGGTTCGTCATGAAGAAGACAGGATCATCTGCAGCGATGGGCGGAGTCATTCTGGCGTACATGCTCCCGGCTGTTTTTTCCGGTCTGGTGGCGGGGGTGCTGCTGGATCGCTATGAACGGAGAAAGCTGATCATGGTCGACAATGTTGTGCGGGGGCTGATTTTTATCCTGCTCGTCGCCTTGCTGCTGGCCGAGCAGGTACCTCTTGCTGTCATTTACGTGCTCATTGTGATCGCAGGAATTTTATCTCCGCTCAGCACTGCGGGGGCACAGACCATGCTTCCGAGCCTCGTGACTGATCCGAAGCATCTGGTCAGAGCCAACGGGGTCATGGAAAGCCAATGGCAGATCGTCTACATGTTCGGTCCGGCATTGGCAGGGGTGTTGATCGGACTGATCGGCGAAGCCTACGTGCTTCTGATCGACGCCGCCAGCTTCTTCATCTGTGCGTTTTGCTTTTCGCGATTGCCAAGGCAGGCAAAAAGCTCCCAAGTTCCAGCTGCAGCTTCGGCTGTGAAGGAGAATGCGGGAGGGTATGTGCGCTCGCTGCTTCGCGACATGCGGACGGGCTACCGCTATTTGTTTACCAAAAGACAGATGCTCGCTCTCGTCTTTTTTACCTTTTTGTTCAATATGGCGTACGGGCCGATCGAGGTGGCGCTTCCGCTCTATGCCAATCAAGATTTGGGCGGGGGATCGGTCGCCTTGGGGATGCTCTGGTCTTCGCTGGCGATCGGGGCTTTGCTGGGCTCGTTGTTCTTCTCTACGGTGACGTGGAAAGTGCCGCTGGGGGCGACGTTGGCGGGAATTATTGCGGCATGGGGGATTACGACGCTGCCGCTTGCCCTGTTCTCCCGTCTGGAGGTCGCGATGGTGGCGATGGCGCTTGCCGGGTTCAGTTATTCGCCTTACAACATTTTGTACCGGAGCTATCTGCAAAAGCAGGTGCCGAACGATCTGCTCGGGAGGGTCATGACCAGCATTCGCACGATCACGGGGACGGGAATGCCGGCAGGAGCCGCTGTCTCGGGTCTTTTGATTCCCTTCCTGGGAGTACAGGGACTGTTTGGAGCAGGAGCTCTCGTGTGCCTGCTCGCAGCGGGAGCCGCGTTTGTGGCGCTGCGGCAGCTGGACAAACCGTCACTTGCGGTTGAGCAGCGGGGCGACGAGCCGCTTCACGCTATGGGGAAAGAGGGCGTAGAGTAG
- a CDS encoding MFS transporter has protein sequence MGLLKHPVFRRLYAAHIIHIIGNEFTFIAVVGLLHDLSGSGLSFAGGTVFRMVPYVLTSFFSGALVENWDKQRVMVTVNLLRAVLVSLFFFITSPAYLWVAFLLLILVNICSAFFQPAMQVTIVSAVEEKDRLAANSLLQGTTSFLIIVCQGAAAVLVYWFSYRYNFLLDSACYLVSLAFLLKLPKIAIVGDSKAAASFAARLQEGFRYIATKKGIGQILLYQMAERVLGAFYIMLMFYILQERGEGLYVFGLLDIPLGLGGVFAGIAVSKLADRLGDRGVSTVQGWGLVAMGLSIYAVFHIEPLLGLAAAILCCSFASYSSSILSVTKLQRLADPDYLARVFSIREMATMGSFSVSCIVLGYGAEQVGSAAVSTWLAVFGVLAGLIWLWSWRAREKVEATSE, from the coding sequence ATGGGGCTGCTGAAACACCCGGTATTTCGCCGTTTATATGCGGCTCACATCATTCACATTATCGGAAACGAATTCACCTTTATCGCGGTTGTCGGGCTTTTGCACGATCTGAGCGGTTCCGGTCTATCCTTCGCGGGCGGAACGGTTTTTCGCATGGTTCCTTACGTCCTGACCAGCTTCTTCTCCGGTGCGCTCGTGGAAAACTGGGACAAACAGCGGGTCATGGTCACGGTCAATCTGCTGCGAGCTGTGCTCGTCAGCCTGTTTTTCTTCATTACCTCTCCCGCATATCTGTGGGTCGCCTTTTTGCTTTTGATCCTGGTGAATATTTGCAGCGCCTTTTTCCAGCCGGCGATGCAAGTGACGATCGTCAGCGCTGTCGAGGAAAAGGACCGGCTTGCAGCCAATTCCTTGCTCCAGGGAACGACTTCCTTTTTGATCATCGTCTGTCAGGGGGCGGCTGCGGTCCTCGTCTATTGGTTCTCGTACCGTTACAATTTTTTGCTGGATTCGGCATGCTATCTGGTCTCGCTTGCCTTTTTGCTGAAGCTGCCCAAGATCGCGATTGTCGGGGATTCGAAAGCGGCTGCAAGCTTTGCGGCTCGCTTGCAGGAGGGCTTTCGCTACATCGCAACCAAAAAAGGCATTGGTCAAATTCTGTTGTACCAAATGGCAGAGCGTGTTCTCGGCGCTTTCTACATCATGCTCATGTTTTACATTTTGCAGGAGCGCGGGGAAGGTCTGTACGTATTTGGTCTGCTGGACATTCCACTCGGATTGGGCGGCGTCTTCGCGGGAATCGCGGTGAGCAAGCTGGCCGACCGGTTGGGGGATCGAGGGGTTTCGACCGTGCAAGGATGGGGGCTCGTTGCTATGGGCCTCTCCATTTACGCTGTCTTTCACATCGAGCCGCTCCTCGGTCTGGCAGCGGCGATCCTGTGCTGTTCGTTCGCTTCGTACAGCTCGTCCATTCTGTCCGTCACCAAACTCCAGCGACTCGCGGATCCCGATTACCTGGCACGGGTTTTTTCCATTCGGGAGATGGCGACGATGGGCAGTTTTTCGGTGAGCTGTATCGTCCTTGGGTACGGGGCAGAGCAGGTCGGCAGTGCGGCTGTCTCCACTTGGCTGGCCGTCTTTGGCGTATTGGCCGGCCTGATTTGGCTGTGGAGCTGGCGGGCACGGGAGAAGGTGGAAGCAACCAGCGAATAA
- a CDS encoding winged helix-turn-helix domain-containing protein — MKRYLVIETIEQLKAVSDALRMEIITLLTRDEYTGKQLATMLGLSASKVHYHLKELENHHFVEVVRTEEKNGIVQKFYRAVAFDFKVSDALLPSLREDTILLQETMLNHLRSSITRLYNAPDESFLYFADEDKRPPAVALNSEVKAPRHEIREWIGKYHALLNELAQIGERYQERVAAGEAEDTEEYFYLVTVGFMTHERYYMADDESLPEDYEHLPSEYKHITGKMVVKKRKEGETDAGKNRG; from the coding sequence TTGAAACGTTATCTGGTCATCGAAACCATCGAGCAGTTAAAGGCCGTCAGCGACGCCCTGCGCATGGAAATCATCACCCTGCTCACCAGGGACGAGTATACGGGAAAGCAACTGGCCACCATGCTAGGTCTCTCCGCCTCCAAAGTCCACTATCACCTCAAGGAGCTGGAAAACCACCACTTTGTCGAGGTCGTTCGCACGGAAGAAAAGAACGGGATCGTACAAAAATTTTACCGGGCGGTTGCCTTCGACTTCAAAGTCAGCGATGCGCTGCTCCCCTCTTTGCGCGAAGACACCATCCTCCTGCAGGAAACCATGCTCAACCATCTGCGTTCCAGCATCACGCGTTTGTACAACGCTCCTGATGAGTCGTTCCTGTATTTTGCCGATGAGGACAAACGCCCTCCGGCAGTCGCTCTCAACTCGGAAGTCAAGGCTCCCCGCCACGAAATTCGGGAATGGATCGGGAAGTACCACGCGCTCTTGAACGAACTAGCCCAAATCGGAGAGCGGTATCAGGAGCGAGTCGCAGCCGGAGAAGCCGAAGATACGGAGGAGTATTTTTACTTGGTGACGGTCGGCTTCATGACCCATGAGCGTTACTACATGGCAGATGACGAGTCTTTGCCGGAGGACTACGAGCACCTCCCGTCTGAATACAAGCACATCACCGGCAAGATGGTTGTGAAAAAAAGAAAGGAGGGTGAAACGGATGCCGGTAAAAACCGGGGATAG